GTCGAGGCGCGACGCGACTTTTTCGGCGAGACTCGCGCCGCTAACGCAAAAAGTTTTCTTGACAGAGGGCAAGGACCTCGCTAACAAGTGACACCAGAGGAGGCAGAGCAGAAATCATGGCTGAGAACCTCAAGTTTTCCGAAGATCATTTGTGGGTACGAGTCACGGGCAACCGTGCTCAAGTCGGTCTTTCGGAATATCTCCAAGACGAACTCGGAGAAATTATTGCAGTGGAGTTGCCGGACGTAGGAGACGTCCTTGAACGTGGTGAGAGTTTTGGTGAAGTCGAATCGGTGAAAACCGTCTCAGATCTTCTCGCTCCCATCAGCGGAACCATTTCAGCAACGAATACAGATTTGGAAGATCAACCTGCATTGGTCAACGAAGATCCCTATCGTGAAGGGTGGTTGCTCGAAATTGAATTGAGCGACAAAACTGAACTTGAAGACCTGATGGACCCCGATGAATATGAGGACTTCACAGAAGGTGGTGGTGACGGCGACGACGAATAGTCTGCCAAGGACAACACGCTGAGACTACCGAGGGAGTTCAGCATCCGT
This Deltaproteobacteria bacterium DNA region includes the following protein-coding sequences:
- the gcvH gene encoding glycine cleavage system protein GcvH, with translation MAENLKFSEDHLWVRVTGNRAQVGLSEYLQDELGEIIAVELPDVGDVLERGESFGEVESVKTVSDLLAPISGTISATNTDLEDQPALVNEDPYREGWLLEIELSDKTELEDLMDPDEYEDFTEGGGDGDDE